The Flavobacterium psychrophilum genome includes a region encoding these proteins:
- a CDS encoding 23S rRNA (adenine(2503)-C2)-methyltransferase codes for MQTEKKDIRALTKEQLRDFFVANGDKAFRGNQVYEWLWSKNAHSFDDMTNVAKPTRTMLENNFVINHIHVDEMQKSTDGTVKNAVRLHDGLVVESVLIPTETRTTACVSSQVGCSLDCNFCATARLKRMRNLNPDEIYDQVAAIDSESRLYHNRPLSNIVFMGMGEPLMNYNNVLKAIEKITSPEGLGMSPKRITVSTSGLPKMIKKLADDEVRFKLAVSLHSAIDEVRSKIMPFSQNFPLADLRESLEYWYSKTKSRVTYEYVVWKGINDRKIDIDALVKFCRYVPCKVNLIEYNPIDDGEFQQADPETIDAYIRALERNDIVAKVRRSRGKDIDAACGQLANKNEAASPAQ; via the coding sequence ATGCAAACGGAGAAGAAAGATATAAGGGCGCTTACAAAAGAACAACTACGTGATTTTTTTGTGGCAAATGGCGATAAGGCATTCCGCGGTAACCAGGTGTACGAATGGCTATGGAGCAAGAATGCCCATAGTTTTGATGATATGACCAATGTTGCCAAGCCTACAAGGACAATGCTGGAGAATAATTTTGTTATTAACCACATTCATGTAGACGAAATGCAGAAGAGTACCGACGGTACTGTAAAGAATGCTGTGCGCCTTCACGATGGACTTGTTGTAGAATCTGTACTTATACCTACCGAAACCCGTACTACTGCCTGTGTATCCAGCCAGGTGGGGTGCAGCCTTGACTGTAACTTTTGTGCTACTGCAAGGCTTAAGCGTATGCGTAACCTTAATCCCGATGAAATTTACGACCAGGTTGCAGCTATAGACAGTGAAAGCCGTTTGTATCATAATAGGCCGCTTTCTAACATTGTATTTATGGGTATGGGCGAGCCGCTTATGAACTACAATAACGTGCTTAAGGCTATCGAAAAGATAACCTCGCCAGAAGGTTTGGGTATGTCGCCTAAACGTATTACCGTATCTACATCGGGTCTTCCTAAAATGATAAAAAAGCTTGCAGATGATGAAGTTCGCTTTAAGCTTGCTGTGTCGCTGCATTCTGCTATAGATGAGGTACGGTCTAAGATTATGCCTTTTAGCCAGAACTTTCCGTTGGCAGACCTTCGTGAATCGTTGGAATACTGGTACAGCAAAACAAAAAGCCGCGTTACCTATGAGTATGTGGTATGGAAAGGTATTAACGACCGTAAAATCGATATTGATGCCTTGGTAAAGTTTTGCAGGTATGTGCCGTGTAAAGTAAACCTTATTGAATACAACCCGATTGACGATGGAGAATTTCAACAAGCTGATCCTGAAACCATAGATGCTTACATAAGAGCCCTGGAAAGGAACGATATTGTTGCAAAAGTACGCCGCAGCCGCGGAAAAGACATTGATGCTGCCTGTGGTCAGCTGGCTAACAAGAATGAAGCTGCATCTCCTGCACAATAA